GCTCCCCGAGCCCGCGGCCTCCAGCACCGAGACCACGCAGTGGCGGGGGTCGGCCGCGGCCGAGGGGTCCGCCTTGGTGAACCAGCCCATGCCTCAGCCCCCGGCGGGTGCCGGGCGCCAGGTGGCCGAGACGGTCAGATGGGCCTGCCCGTTCCCGCCGACGATGCCCAGCTTGAGATCCTGCCCCACCTGCACGCCGAAGGTGACGCTGATCTCCTGCGGCGGCCGCTCGGACCCCGCCACGGCGTCGTGGATCTCCTGCAGGAACGGTCCCAACGGCCGCAGGGTGCTGCGCAGTGTCTCGACCGCGTGGGCGGCGACACCACGCCCGCCCCGGGACACCGGCACGGTGGCCCCCATGCCCTCCGGGAGCTGCCCCGCCTGCTGCGCCGGAGCGCCGGCCCGGTCATCCGCCGGGGTGAGCTGGAACCGTACGGCTGTCCCGTCCGCCAACTGCAGTTCGCTGAAGTCCAACACCCTTGCCATTGTGCCGATTGCGACTCGGCTGAGGAGGCGGAAGGAGATTTTCCGGAGCCGGCAGCACAGGGAAGAGGCGGCGGTGGCGGATCCCCGCCTTCTTCACAGGGCGTCGACCTCTCGCGCCGTCGGATACGACTCCTGGGCGCCCCGCCTGGTCACGGCCGCCGCACCGACGCGGGCCGCGTAGGCCGCCGCCTCGGTCAAAGAGGCCCCCGACCCCAGTTTCCAGGCCAGCGCGGCGGTGAACGCGTCGCCCGCGCCCGTGGTGTCCACGGCGTCCACCTTCACCGACGCCACCTGGGTCACCCCCGATGAGTCGCCCACCAGCGCCCCCTGCGCGCCCAGCGTCACCACCACCGAGCGCGGCCCCTTGGCCAGCAGCAGCCGCGCCCAGTCCTCGGGGTCCTCGCTGACACACGCGTCCCCGAGGATCACCCGGGCCTCGTGCTCGTTGACGATCAGCGGATCGCAGGCCGCCAGCACCTGCGAGGGCAGGGGCCGCGGCGGGGACGGGTTCAGTACGAAGCGGCCGTCCGGGGACAGGTTCCGTACGACCTCCACGACCGTCTCCAGCGGGATCTCCAGCTGCGTGGACACCACCCGCGAGGCGAGGAACAGGCTGACCGCCGCCCGGACGTCCGCCGGGGTGAGCCGGGCGTTGGCACCCGGCGACACCACGATGCTGTTGTCCCCGGAGGGGTCCACCGTGATCAGTGCGACGCCCGTCGCCGCCCCGCCCACCAGCACGCCGACCGTGTCGACGCCGGCCGCGCGCAGGGAGTCGAGGAGCAGCCGGCCGTAGGCGTCGTCGCCGACCCGGGCCAGCAGGGCCGTACTCGCGCCGAGCCGGGCCGCGGCGACCGCCTGGTTGGCGCCCTTGCCGCCCGGGTGGACGGCCAGGTCGCCGCCGAGCACCGTCTCACCGGCGGCCGGCCGCCGCTCGACATCGATCACGAGGTCGGCGTTGGCCGAACCCACGACCAACAGGTCGTAGTCGTACATCAGTTGACTCCCCATGACTCCCAGAGAGATGACCCGGGCGGACGGCCGTCACCCCATGGTGCCCCATACCGGGG
Above is a genomic segment from Streptomyces fodineus containing:
- a CDS encoding CU044_2847 family protein, which codes for MARVLDFSELQLADGTAVRFQLTPADDRAGAPAQQAGQLPEGMGATVPVSRGGRGVAAHAVETLRSTLRPLGPFLQEIHDAVAGSERPPQEISVTFGVQVGQDLKLGIVGGNGQAHLTVSATWRPAPAGG
- a CDS encoding ribokinase, which produces MYDYDLLVVGSANADLVIDVERRPAAGETVLGGDLAVHPGGKGANQAVAAARLGASTALLARVGDDAYGRLLLDSLRAAGVDTVGVLVGGAATGVALITVDPSGDNSIVVSPGANARLTPADVRAAVSLFLASRVVSTQLEIPLETVVEVVRNLSPDGRFVLNPSPPRPLPSQVLAACDPLIVNEHEARVILGDACVSEDPEDWARLLLAKGPRSVVVTLGAQGALVGDSSGVTQVASVKVDAVDTTGAGDAFTAALAWKLGSGASLTEAAAYAARVGAAAVTRRGAQESYPTAREVDAL